The following proteins come from a genomic window of Gemmatimonadota bacterium:
- a CDS encoding NAD(P)-dependent oxidoreductase: MQVQQIAILSPGEMGHSVGRCLLAGGFDVGTCLTGRSERTRTLTAAAGIRDEPDLDELVRDADLILAILVPDQARALAGQVAEAMKRTASSRRAGSPPAYADCNAISPDSARQIDRVITAAGGRFIDAGIIGGPPGADEKTRFYASGPHETVLSQLDGHGILVRPLGGEVGRASGIKMCYASVTKGSSALHAAALTAAEVMGLGEELLAEFAESQGQRLKAMGGVNSLSAKAFRWIGEMQEIAATYDRAGVSPGFHEGAEHIFRLIAESPIGHERPETVDRNRTLEETVAIFADEARRRARESGKG; encoded by the coding sequence ATGCAGGTACAACAAATTGCCATATTGAGCCCGGGAGAGATGGGCCATTCCGTGGGGCGGTGCCTCCTGGCGGGCGGTTTCGACGTGGGCACCTGCCTGACGGGCCGGAGCGAACGGACCCGCACGCTGACGGCGGCCGCGGGCATCCGGGACGAGCCGGACCTGGACGAACTAGTGCGGGACGCGGACCTGATCCTGGCCATCCTGGTACCCGACCAGGCCCGGGCCCTCGCCGGCCAGGTGGCGGAGGCGATGAAACGGACCGCGTCCTCGAGACGGGCCGGGTCCCCGCCGGCCTACGCCGACTGCAACGCCATCTCCCCGGATTCAGCGCGGCAGATCGACCGGGTTATCACCGCCGCTGGAGGCCGCTTCATCGACGCCGGCATCATCGGCGGCCCACCGGGCGCAGACGAGAAGACCCGATTCTACGCTTCCGGGCCCCACGAGACCGTACTTTCGCAACTGGACGGCCACGGCATCCTCGTCCGGCCGTTGGGCGGCGAAGTGGGCCGGGCGTCGGGCATCAAGATGTGCTATGCCTCGGTCACCAAGGGGTCCTCCGCCCTCCATGCCGCGGCGCTCACCGCCGCCGAAGTCATGGGACTAGGGGAGGAACTGCTGGCGGAGTTCGCCGAAAGCCAGGGGCAGCGGCTCAAGGCTATGGGCGGCGTGAACAGCCTGTCGGCCAAGGCCTTCCGCTGGATCGGCGAAATGCAGGAGATCGCGGCGACCTACGACCGGGCCGGGGTGTCGCCCGGTTTTCACGAAGGCGCCGAACACATTTTCCGCCTCATCGCCGAGAGTCCCATCGGCCACGAACGGCCCGAGACCGTGGACCGCAACCGCACACTGGAGGAAACGGTGGCCATCTTCGCGGACGAGGCGCGGCGGCGGGCACGCGAATCCGGGAAAGGGTAA
- a CDS encoding class I SAM-dependent methyltransferase, with product MLRARTFPGSLRTAHGLRRAGGGGADRGKPARFLPRGRSALAGARGRGRLRAVAVIPSAGQTGQPHPGRGPGIPGAVRFLLIELKNTEPRTQRLEDHPDRLKWNARYLAPKRLAPRGFCPLYDRATALGFPDGPVLELACGLSDQALALAEDGREVLAVDISNVALDRLRTEAAERGIGSRLTCVEADLVSWRPPAGLKFALVICVMYWEEAVFDYAWPVVADGGLIAWQGFTLDHLRYRPAQNPDWCFKADEPASRLPAGEFTVLHEEDVDEGHRVIRRMVARRNRS from the coding sequence CTGTTACGTGCCCGCACCTTTCCCGGGTCACTACGAACCGCTCATGGCCTGCGGCGCGCCGGTGGCGGCGGGGCAGATCGTGGGAAACCTGCACGATTTCTACCGCGTGGACGATCTGCCCTGGCCGGTGCGCGCGGGCGTGGACGGCTACGTGCTGTCGCAGTCATTCCGTCAGCCGGTCAGACAGGGCAGCCACATCCTGGTCGTGGCCCAGGAATACCCGGCGCGGTAAGATTCCTCCTAATCGAATTGAAAAACACGGAGCCCCGCACGCAACGACTCGAAGACCATCCAGACCGGCTGAAGTGGAACGCAAGGTACCTGGCGCCGAAGCGCTTGGCGCCCAGGGGTTTCTGCCCGCTGTACGACCGGGCGACGGCCCTGGGATTTCCGGACGGTCCCGTGCTGGAACTCGCCTGCGGCCTGTCGGACCAGGCCCTCGCCCTGGCGGAGGACGGCCGCGAGGTGCTTGCCGTCGACATATCGAACGTGGCCCTGGACCGTCTGCGTACGGAGGCAGCGGAACGGGGCATCGGGTCTCGTCTGACCTGCGTGGAAGCGGACCTGGTTTCCTGGCGTCCGCCCGCCGGCCTGAAATTCGCCCTCGTGATCTGCGTGATGTACTGGGAGGAGGCGGTCTTCGACTATGCCTGGCCCGTGGTCGCCGATGGCGGACTTATCGCCTGGCAGGGCTTTACTTTGGATCACCTGCGGTACCGGCCCGCGCAGAACCCGGACTGGTGCTTCAAGGCGGATGAACCGGCAAGCCGGCTACCCGCCGGCGAGTTTACCGTGCTGCACGAAGAGGACGTGGATGAAGGCCACCGGGTGATCAGGCGCATGGTGGCCAGAAGAAACCGAAGCTGA
- a CDS encoding trypsin-like peptidase domain-containing protein, which translates to MIVKYCATVKYHISRIFIAEVVSMRICGLALILLVITACSGSNDGPTGPQQQTDTIPNIALGQSGTDGTAGPALTNDITGTAQTPGTGGSTGVYNPSTTGLNWADVIDSGNLYDNIYAIYYVPQGTRYVRFIGTGFAAGFSNVLWTNAHVVYALFERPGVKAFDFEVALVRRSGTAWADRSRPSQMVLDDVRFIVHPDYDGTTNSEDVAAFIFQDEPFRHELLPSLLPERFADSLREGQPVGTLGFPGELTDVTGPEQVVSPTFKPGTLSRFLSLNTGVQNRRMLQYNLTTTGGTSGSPVFDHLGFIIGINHASHVGREFVDAAGDTIRLNTANASYAIRVDALHELIPPVYNSPTRVRKAASSSLYPYATYQPFPE; encoded by the coding sequence GTGATCGTAAAATATTGCGCAACGGTCAAATATCATATCTCACGCATATTCATAGCGGAGGTTGTTTCTATGCGTATATGTGGATTAGCCCTGATACTTCTTGTCATTACTGCTTGTAGTGGCTCAAACGACGGTCCGACGGGACCCCAACAACAAACAGATACGATACCTAACATTGCACTAGGGCAATCAGGTACCGATGGTACCGCTGGACCAGCCCTGACTAATGATATTACAGGAACTGCCCAGACGCCGGGAACCGGTGGTTCTACTGGAGTTTATAATCCGTCAACGACCGGTCTCAACTGGGCGGACGTAATAGACAGCGGGAATCTCTATGATAACATCTACGCCATATATTACGTTCCACAAGGTACTCGCTATGTCAGGTTTATTGGGACTGGATTCGCTGCAGGCTTTTCTAACGTTTTATGGACGAATGCTCACGTAGTTTATGCTTTGTTTGAAAGGCCGGGCGTAAAGGCATTCGATTTTGAAGTCGCCTTAGTTCGAAGGTCAGGTACGGCGTGGGCTGATCGGTCGAGGCCATCACAAATGGTCTTAGATGACGTCCGCTTTATCGTCCATCCAGACTATGACGGGACGACGAACAGCGAGGATGTAGCCGCCTTTATTTTCCAAGACGAGCCTTTCAGGCACGAACTTCTGCCCTCCCTACTACCTGAGAGATTTGCCGACAGTCTGAGGGAGGGGCAACCCGTGGGAACCTTGGGTTTCCCTGGTGAGTTGACGGATGTAACAGGGCCGGAGCAAGTTGTCTCTCCTACCTTCAAGCCTGGTACGTTGAGTAGGTTCCTGTCGTTGAACACTGGAGTACAAAACCGCCGCATGCTTCAGTATAACTTAACTACAACAGGCGGAACTTCCGGCAGTCCGGTTTTTGATCATCTGGGATTCATCATAGGAATTAACCATGCAAGTCATGTGGGTCGTGAATTTGTTGACGCAGCGGGTGATACCATAAGGCTCAATACAGCGAATGCCAGTTACGCAATCCGGGTTGACGCACTTCATGAATTGATACCGCCGGTCTACAATAGCCCGACGAGGGTCAGAAAAGCAGCAAGTTCGTCACTGTACCCGTATGCGACTTACCAACCTTTTCCTGAATGA
- a CDS encoding altronate dehydratase — translation MVPVCRLKDIARLAEPGDNVAIVSRRLEAGTDVRDDAGASFSLAHTLLEGHRFAVQPIRAGESVLSWGLPFGRATRDIAPGDYICNADILDALRVRKVDFALPDQPNFEDRVVPYELKESSFTPGEQTPLIDNPPTFEGFDRGPARGVGTRNYIILLGITSQTAGFVRRLESLLKDQVNRYPNIDGVVAVAHTEGGSGVDPNNRELVLRTLAGFMVHANVGAVLAVDRGTEFVSDRMLENYMRLNRYPLNDVPHRFETLKGAFEEDLERCTGIVTGWFEPVNRVSRKPVSASHLNIVLQCGGSDSFSGISGNPLAALVAREIIRFGGKANLAETDELIGGEPYVLDNVRDIETARTFLHMIERFQERTAWHGQSVDANPSGGNKLRGIYNIVLKSIGAARKRHPDVRLDYAIDYAVPMKEPGYYFMDSPGNDLEAIAGQVASGGNLIFFITGNGSITNFPFVPTIKFVTTTKRYEMLSGEMDVNAGAYLDGVSMEELGGQTLDLTLRAASGEMTRGERAGHSQTQIWRDWRQTDGSRLQDLHERPPPAGRPLEVRSNGGSTPPPTFRLPVFESNGSRATDRIGLILPTSLCSGQIARMAAERLSEKGVGRGAGISRFVALVHTEGCGVSGGVSEEMYIRTMTGYLTHPMTAAALLLEHGCERTHNDFYRQQLVDRGLDPASFGWASVQLDGGIEKVIDRIEQWFNGTLDDCEGPVAVEAGLSTLRLGVATAGHTTSAGPATSACPATTAGPVSDDVSEALSQLIFDVVDAGGTVVVPDNDALLGYPAFLRRQEDGTISPTLSYGEPASVPGLHVMETQTAHWVESLTGLGAAGVELVVAGVDGHPLPGHPMIPVLQVAADDLPGPFREDVDHILTGEPVDRRQGVLDLIRHTAARRHAPRAAVVGNTDFQITRGLLGVSV, via the coding sequence ATCGTGCCCGTCTGCCGGTTGAAAGACATCGCGCGCCTGGCCGAACCTGGCGACAACGTGGCCATCGTCTCCCGACGGCTGGAAGCAGGAACGGACGTGAGAGACGACGCCGGCGCGTCCTTTTCCCTCGCCCATACCCTGCTGGAAGGGCACCGCTTCGCCGTCCAGCCCATACGCGCCGGGGAGTCCGTCCTGTCCTGGGGCCTGCCCTTCGGCCGGGCGACCCGGGATATCGCACCCGGCGACTATATCTGCAACGCCGACATCCTCGACGCGCTCCGCGTCCGAAAAGTCGATTTCGCCCTCCCGGACCAGCCCAACTTCGAAGACCGCGTTGTGCCCTACGAACTGAAGGAGTCCTCCTTCACGCCCGGTGAACAGACTCCGCTTATCGATAATCCGCCGACTTTCGAGGGATTTGACCGCGGTCCGGCGCGAGGTGTCGGGACCCGAAACTATATCATTTTGCTGGGCATTACGTCGCAGACGGCGGGTTTCGTTCGGCGACTGGAATCGCTGCTGAAGGACCAGGTGAATCGGTACCCGAACATCGACGGTGTGGTGGCGGTAGCCCATACCGAGGGCGGCTCGGGCGTGGATCCCAACAACCGGGAACTGGTGCTGCGGACGCTGGCGGGTTTCATGGTCCATGCCAATGTCGGGGCGGTGCTTGCGGTGGACCGCGGCACCGAGTTCGTCTCGGACCGGATGCTGGAAAACTACATGCGGCTCAATCGCTATCCACTGAACGACGTGCCGCACCGGTTCGAAACGCTCAAGGGCGCGTTCGAAGAAGACCTGGAGCGCTGCACGGGGATCGTCACCGGTTGGTTCGAGCCGGTCAACCGCGTTTCGCGGAAACCGGTATCCGCTTCTCATCTCAACATCGTGCTTCAATGCGGCGGTTCAGACTCCTTTTCGGGCATATCGGGCAATCCCCTGGCCGCGCTCGTGGCCCGGGAGATCATCCGCTTCGGCGGGAAGGCCAATCTCGCGGAGACGGACGAGCTCATCGGCGGCGAGCCCTACGTGCTGGACAACGTGCGGGACATCGAGACGGCCCGCACCTTCCTCCATATGATCGAGCGGTTCCAGGAACGCACGGCGTGGCACGGCCAGTCGGTGGACGCCAATCCGTCCGGTGGCAACAAGCTCCGGGGGATCTACAATATCGTGCTCAAGTCCATCGGCGCGGCCCGTAAGCGACACCCGGACGTACGCCTCGACTACGCCATTGACTACGCGGTCCCGATGAAGGAACCGGGGTACTACTTCATGGACAGTCCGGGCAACGACCTGGAAGCCATCGCGGGCCAGGTGGCGTCCGGCGGCAATCTTATCTTCTTCATCACCGGGAACGGATCCATTACCAACTTCCCCTTCGTGCCGACGATCAAGTTCGTAACGACCACGAAGCGGTACGAGATGCTCTCTGGGGAAATGGACGTGAACGCCGGGGCCTACCTGGACGGCGTGTCCATGGAGGAACTTGGCGGGCAGACACTCGATCTGACGCTGCGCGCGGCGTCGGGTGAGATGACCCGCGGCGAGCGGGCGGGCCACAGCCAAACCCAGATCTGGCGCGACTGGCGGCAGACCGACGGAAGCCGGCTGCAGGACCTGCACGAACGTCCCCCGCCGGCGGGCAGGCCGCTGGAGGTCCGGTCGAACGGGGGTTCGACGCCCCCGCCGACCTTCAGGCTGCCCGTGTTCGAATCGAACGGGTCGCGCGCCACCGACCGCATCGGTCTTATTCTTCCCACCAGCCTGTGCTCCGGCCAGATCGCCCGCATGGCTGCGGAACGGTTGAGCGAAAAAGGCGTGGGCCGCGGCGCCGGCATATCTCGTTTCGTCGCCCTGGTACACACCGAGGGATGCGGTGTCTCGGGCGGCGTCTCGGAGGAAATGTACATCCGCACCATGACCGGTTACCTGACCCACCCGATGACGGCGGCCGCCCTGCTCCTGGAACACGGATGCGAACGCACGCACAATGATTTCTACCGCCAGCAACTGGTCGACCGCGGCCTGGATCCCGCGAGTTTCGGCTGGGCCAGCGTGCAGCTTGACGGCGGCATCGAGAAGGTCATCGATCGCATAGAGCAATGGTTTAACGGGACCCTGGACGATTGTGAGGGGCCGGTCGCCGTCGAAGCCGGCCTGTCTACCCTCAGGTTGGGGGTGGCCACGGCTGGTCACACTACCTCAGCCGGTCCGGCCACCTCTGCGTGCCCGGCTACCACGGCCGGTCCGGTTTCCGATGACGTTTCCGAAGCACTGTCGCAGTTGATCTTCGACGTCGTAGACGCGGGTGGAACCGTCGTCGTGCCGGACAACGACGCGCTGCTCGGATATCCGGCTTTCCTGCGGCGCCAGGAGGATGGAACCATATCCCCGACATTGTCCTATGGCGAGCCCGCTTCGGTACCCGGACTGCACGTAATGGAGACGCAGACGGCCCACTGGGTGGAGAGCCTGACCGGTCTGGGCGCGGCCGGCGTGGAGCTGGTCGTCGCCGGCGTCGACGGCCACCCCCTGCCCGGCCATCCCATGATCCCGGTGCTGCAGGTCGCCGCGGACGACTTGCCCGGTCCCTTCCGTGAAGACGTGGATCACATCCTGACCGGGGAACCGGTGGATCGCCGCCAGGGCGTGCTGGACCTGATCCGGCATACGGCCGCCCGGCGGCATGCGCCGCGGGCTGCGGTCGTCGGCAACACGGATTTCCAGATAACGCGCGGACTCCTCGGCGTCTCGGTGTGA
- a CDS encoding carboxypeptidase regulatory-like domain-containing protein — protein MLVGYVSDERYVAIPEVLLEFEAGGASIEARSRATGAVYADVMPGREYRVTLAGRDFGYKSVYMTPCEDEPYHFRLLRDGLLGYMWPKWVRSGEKSEFRVHAVEAYQLELYRYGWKKEFVRNIGWYDEHGPRATMQITPDGDYTRTGVKWNTQGYTNPAHKQYIEAPERSGLYYLHASTETGGFFSFPWIVAPATPTADVAVLAANINWNAYNNFGGRSNYIHTDEFPPTPTVNARYDLKRYTDSEHRMYSADDYAPLSFDRPEPINHVPEDVEATDMIRGRAACHVAPAEWRFLAWMEREGFGYDLYAETQFHDGTLPLDRYRVLITTTHPEYWSRDMYYRLKDWVFESGGRLMYLGGNGLNCEVEFVDEYTMKVRNGNIDSLDRPWEGIESRFNIYNESEANLLGVAFTRTGIMTSAPYRVIDADHWVFEGTGVAEGEIFGEASLHERVPGGASGHETDKITPNSPANTQLIAKGSNVDDGGAEMVVHETDSGGMVFSAGSITYPSSILVDDVVSRVTSNVLKRFLRD, from the coding sequence ATGCTTGTCGGATATGTCAGTGACGAACGCTACGTCGCTATTCCCGAAGTCCTGTTGGAGTTCGAAGCCGGCGGAGCGTCCATCGAGGCGCGCTCGCGGGCCACGGGGGCGGTCTACGCGGACGTAATGCCAGGCCGGGAGTACAGGGTCACGCTGGCTGGCAGGGATTTCGGATACAAGAGCGTGTACATGACCCCGTGCGAGGACGAGCCGTACCATTTCCGGTTGCTGCGGGACGGCCTGCTGGGGTACATGTGGCCCAAGTGGGTCCGGTCCGGGGAGAAATCGGAGTTCCGCGTGCACGCGGTGGAGGCTTACCAACTCGAACTGTACCGCTATGGGTGGAAGAAGGAATTCGTCCGGAACATCGGCTGGTATGACGAGCACGGCCCCCGCGCCACCATGCAGATCACGCCCGACGGCGACTATACCCGGACCGGCGTGAAGTGGAATACCCAGGGCTATACGAATCCCGCACACAAACAGTACATCGAGGCGCCGGAACGGTCCGGCCTGTACTATCTCCACGCTTCAACGGAGACCGGCGGTTTCTTTTCCTTTCCCTGGATCGTCGCCCCGGCCACGCCGACGGCCGACGTCGCCGTACTGGCCGCTAACATAAATTGGAATGCCTACAACAACTTCGGGGGGCGCAGCAACTACATCCACACCGACGAATTTCCGCCAACTCCCACAGTCAACGCCAGGTACGACCTGAAGCGGTACACAGATTCGGAGCACCGGATGTACAGCGCCGACGACTACGCGCCGCTCTCCTTCGACCGGCCCGAGCCCATCAACCACGTCCCCGAAGACGTCGAAGCCACCGACATGATCCGGGGCCGCGCGGCCTGCCACGTGGCGCCCGCCGAGTGGCGGTTCCTGGCGTGGATGGAGCGAGAGGGATTCGGCTACGACCTCTACGCCGAGACGCAGTTCCACGACGGCACGCTGCCCTTGGACCGGTACCGGGTGCTCATCACTACCACCCATCCGGAATACTGGTCGCGGGACATGTACTACCGGCTCAAGGACTGGGTGTTCGAATCCGGCGGACGGCTCATGTACCTGGGCGGCAACGGCTTGAACTGCGAGGTCGAGTTCGTCGACGAGTACACGATGAAGGTCAGGAACGGCAACATCGATTCGCTCGACCGGCCCTGGGAGGGCATCGAAAGCCGCTTCAACATCTACAACGAATCCGAGGCGAACCTCCTCGGCGTGGCCTTCACCCGCACGGGGATCATGACCAGCGCGCCCTACCGCGTGATCGACGCGGACCACTGGGTCTTTGAAGGCACCGGCGTCGCGGAAGGCGAAATCTTCGGCGAAGCAAGCCTGCACGAACGGGTGCCCGGCGGGGCATCGGGACACGAAACCGACAAGATCACGCCCAATTCACCGGCCAACACCCAACTGATCGCCAAGGGATCCAACGTGGACGACGGCGGCGCCGAGATGGTCGTCCATGAGACGGACAGCGGCGGGATGGTGTTCTCGGCGGGATCGATCACCTACCCGTCATCGATCCTCGTGGACGACGTGGTTTCCAGAGTCACGTCCAACGTGCTGAAGCGGTTTCTGAGGGACTGA
- a CDS encoding type I pantothenate kinase — MSPSSSLSPFNHMSREEWSQLRAATPLTLSEEDLKELHGINEMVSLDEVAEVYLPMSRFLNLHVGAAQHLYRVMDTFLGKPAAKVPYVIGIGGSVAVGKSTTARILQALLSRWPNHPRVDLVTTDGFLFPNRVLEERGLMQRKGFPESYDLRRLVRTMADVKSGRESVTVPVYRHLIYDIVPGVEKTITQPDIIILEGLNILQTGHHLTGDASPRVFVSDFIDFSIYVEAEEHDLEQWYVDRFLRLRDTAFQNPESYFHHYAGLSTEEAVETARGIWRDINLVNLRENIIPTRERADLILEKGTNHRVTGVYQRKL; from the coding sequence ATGTCCCCATCATCATCCCTTTCTCCCTTCAACCACATGTCCCGCGAGGAGTGGTCGCAGCTTCGCGCCGCGACGCCGTTGACGCTGTCCGAGGAAGACCTGAAGGAACTGCACGGCATCAACGAGATGGTCTCCCTCGACGAGGTCGCCGAGGTGTACCTGCCCATGTCCCGGTTCCTCAACCTGCACGTGGGCGCAGCCCAGCACCTCTACCGGGTTATGGATACTTTCCTCGGCAAGCCGGCTGCCAAGGTGCCCTACGTCATCGGCATCGGCGGCAGCGTGGCGGTGGGCAAGAGCACGACGGCCCGTATCCTGCAGGCCCTGCTGAGCCGCTGGCCGAACCATCCCCGGGTGGACCTGGTCACGACGGACGGGTTCCTGTTCCCCAACCGGGTCCTGGAGGAAAGGGGGCTCATGCAGCGGAAGGGTTTTCCGGAAAGCTATGATCTCCGGCGTTTGGTGCGGACGATGGCGGACGTGAAGTCGGGCCGCGAATCAGTTACCGTTCCGGTGTACCGACACCTGATCTACGATATCGTGCCGGGCGTCGAAAAGACGATCACCCAGCCGGACATCATCATACTCGAGGGGCTGAACATCCTGCAAACCGGCCATCACCTGACCGGCGACGCGTCTCCCCGCGTCTTCGTCTCCGATTTCATCGATTTCTCGATCTATGTGGAGGCGGAGGAACACGACCTGGAGCAGTGGTACGTCGATCGCTTCCTCAGGCTGCGGGACACCGCCTTCCAGAATCCGGAGTCCTACTTCCATCACTATGCGGGGTTGAGCACGGAAGAGGCCGTGGAAACAGCTCGGGGGATCTGGCGGGACATCAACCTCGTGAACCTGCGGGAGAACATCATTCCGACGCGCGAACGGGCGGACCTGATCCTCGAGAAGGGCACGAACCACCGTGTGACCGGGGTGTACCAGCGGAAGTTGTGA